One Desulfonatronovibrio magnus genomic window, GTAACATAATTGAGACTAATGCGGGCTGTGCCCACAAACCAATTTAAAAAAGGATCGTTAAGTTGGGGAGATAACCATCACTTTCAGGCTGAAGGCTGAAGGTTGAAGGCTGAAGGTTGAAGGCTGAAGGTTGAAGGCTTAAGGTTGAAGGTTGAAGGCTGAAGGCTGAAGAATAAGGATCTTGGGTATTGTTGCTCTTGTCAGGCTTTAAATTTTTTTTTTCTACAGGGTTGAGTCAGTAACTTACTAAATTCACAGGGGAGCACACCATGTTTTTACCAGTTATACTGGCCGGGGGGTCCGGCACTCGATTGTGGCCATTATCACGTAAGCTTTATCCCAAACAGTTTCTGGCTTTCGGTGGGGAGCTGAGCATGCTGCAGCAATCTGTAATGCGCCTTCAAGGATTGCAATGTTCAAGCCCTTTGCTGGTCTGCAACGAAGATCATCGTTTTTTGACTGCTGAACAAATGCGTCAAATGGGGCATGAGGACATAACCATTCTGCTGGAACCAGAGGGGCGTAACACTGCTCCAGCTATTGCCCTGGCAGCCCTGCACGCCACAAGCAATGGAAATGATCCTATTTTGTTGATCATGGCGGCAGATCACCATATTCAGGATCAGCAGGCTTTTCATGAAAGCGTGTCTAAAGCGGCAGACCAGGCTGGTAAAGACTGGCTTGTGACTTTTGGTATTGTTCCTGGATCTCCTGAGACTGGTTATGGATATATCCAGCGCGGACAGGAAATCCAGGGGCAGGCTTATAGAGTAGAGCGCTTTGTGGAAAAACCTGATTCAGATACTGCAGCTGCATATCTAAAGGCAGGGGATTACTACTGGAATAGCGGCATGTTTATGTTCAGGGCCGGTCGTTACCTGGAAGAACTTAAGAAGTTTGAGCCGGATATCCTGGCAAGTTGCAGCGCGGCCTTACAAAATGCCCGTCAGGATATGCATTTTGTAAGGGTGGATAAAGATGCCTTCAGTGCCTGTCCCAGTGATTCCATTGATTATGCTGTTATGGAGAAAACACAGGACGCTGCCATAGTGCCTATGGAGGCCGGCTGGTCGGACGTTGGATCCTGGTCATCTTTGTGGGATCTTTTACCTCGCGATGCTGAGGG contains:
- a CDS encoding mannose-1-phosphate guanylyltransferase/mannose-6-phosphate isomerase yields the protein MFLPVILAGGSGTRLWPLSRKLYPKQFLAFGGELSMLQQSVMRLQGLQCSSPLLVCNEDHRFLTAEQMRQMGHEDITILLEPEGRNTAPAIALAALHATSNGNDPILLIMAADHHIQDQQAFHESVSKAADQAGKDWLVTFGIVPGSPETGYGYIQRGQEIQGQAYRVERFVEKPDSDTAAAYLKAGDYYWNSGMFMFRAGRYLEELKKFEPDILASCSAALQNARQDMHFVRVDKDAFSACPSDSIDYAVMEKTQDAAIVPMEAGWSDVGSWSSLWDLLPRDAEGNSCKGDVITLETSNSLLLSDNRLVATLGVQDLVVVETKDAVLVAHKNRAQEIKALVNHIKSSGRSEHITHREVFRPWGSYDSIDAGGRYQVKRITVKPGAKLSLQKHHHRAEHWVVVSGTAMVTNGEESFLVTENQSTYIPLGRTHSLENPGKIPLELIEVQSGAYLGEDDIVRFEDIYGRLEKD